Proteins found in one Lycium ferocissimum isolate CSIRO_LF1 chromosome 6, AGI_CSIRO_Lferr_CH_V1, whole genome shotgun sequence genomic segment:
- the LOC132059584 gene encoding homeobox-leucine zipper protein ATHB-14-like, which yields MKCWASIIHIVDHIDLDACSVLLKPLYETSKILAQKMIMVAFRYIRQIAQEANREIQYAGGRQPAVLREFSQRLCRGFNNAVSGFIDDGWTTMGSDGVEDVTSAVNSSPSKFLDAQ from the exons atgaaatgCTGGGCCTCAATCATCCACATTGTTGACCATATTGATCTTGAT GCTTGCAGTGTTCTCCTCAAGCCACTTTATGAAACATCCAAGATCCTTGCTCAGAAAATGATAATGGTT GCCTTCCGATACATAAGGCAGATAGCCCAAGAAGCCAATAGAGAAATCCAATACGCTGGAGGTCGGCAACCTGCTGTGTTGAGGGAATTTAGTCAGAGATTATGCAG GGGATTCAATAATGCGGTTAGTGGATTTATTGATGATGGTTGGACAACTATGGGTAGTGATGGTGTGGAGGATGTAACAAGTGCTGTAAACTCATCGCCAAGTAAATTCCTTGATGCACAATAG
- the LOC132061241 gene encoding putative F-box protein PP2-B12, whose amino-acid sequence MEKEKGEEDGSPCLWMLPEACLDEILALTRPRDVCRLSLVSPSLRSAANSDSVWAKFLPSDYRTIIAGSPTPIPYFRSLRDLYVYLSHHPLLIDEGRKSFSLEKTSGKKCYFLGARDLNIAWADTPGYWEWTSLPESRFTIFQWRRYPFLEIYIVTQLKFVWWLQIWGTIRTGLLSPLTFYRAYFVYKFKDGYGFDYRPSEVSVRISGAESKKRFAFLHPDGEQEDWTLPSDAEYEGPGGTPPLIQGTRDPRNSTGILASIMQDDKQLPKLRDDGWFELELGEFFTENEDDCIEMKMQEPQRGFPKRGLIVEGIEIRPIVY is encoded by the exons ATGGAGAAAGAGAAAGGTGAAGAAGATGGGAGTCCTTGTCTGTGGATGCTGCCGGAGGCATGTCTTGACGAGATCTTAGCCTTAACGAGGCCGCGGGACGTTTGCCGCCTTTCCTTAGTCTCTCCATCTCTCCGATCCGCCGCCAATTCCGATTCCGTTTGGGCAAAATTCTTGCCGTCGGATTATCGGACAATCATTGCCGGATCACCGACTCCAATCCCCTATTTCCGATCACTTAGGGACCTCTATGTTTATCTCTCCCATCATCCCCTCTTAATTGATGAAGGTCGCAAG AGTTTTTCACTGGAAAAAACGAGTGGAAAGAAATGCTACTTCTTAGGTGCAAGGGATCTTAATATTGCATGGGCTGACACACCAGGATATTGGGAATGGACTTCACTACCAGAGTCCAGGTTCACCATTTTTCAGTGGAGACGCTATCCTTTTCTTGAGATATACATA GTGACTCAGCTTAAATTTGTTTGGTGGCTTCAAATTTGGGGTACAATACGGACCGGATTACTGTCACCATTGACGTTCTACAGAGCTTACTTTGTTTACAAATTTAAAGATGGATACGGGTTTGATTATCGACCCTCAGAGGTTTCAGTTAGAATTTCTGGTGCTGAATCCAAAAAACGGTTTGCTTTTTTGCATCCAGATGGTGAACAGGAGGATTGGACTCTGCCCTCTGATGCGGAGTATGAGGGGCCCGGGGGAACTCCGCCTCTGATACAGGGTACGAGAGACCCGAGAAATTCAACGGGGATCCTAGCTAGTATCATGCAGGATGATAAACAGCTGCCTAAACTTAGAGATGACGGATGGTTTGAGTTAGAATTGGGTGAGTTTTTTACTGAAAATGAAGATGATTGCATAGAAATGAAAATGCAAGAGCCGCAACGTGGATTTCCAAAGCGAGGTCTTATTGTTGAAGGAATTGAGATAAGGCCAAtagtttattaa